One window of Agromyces rhizosphaerae genomic DNA carries:
- a CDS encoding DEAD/DEAH box helicase produces the protein MTSPTFSALGVPAPLVAALAADGKTEPFPIQQDTLPDTLAGRDVLGRGKTGSGKTLAFSLPMVARLGGELAGGRRRAGRPLGLVLAPTRELATQITATITPLADAYGLATTTIYGGINQKRQVEALNRGVDIVVATPGRLEDLISQGHCALDAIEITVLDEADHMADLGFLPVVTRLMDKTPNRGQRMLFSATLDNGVDKLVKRYLENEVLHSVDEANSPVAAMTHHVFEVADVDAKNDLVRALASGTGRRILFMRTKHHAKKLAKKLTDAGIPAVDLHGNLSQPARDRNLAAFHDGSVKVMVATDVAARGVHVDDVELVIHVDPPMEHKAYLHRSGRTARAGSDGDVVTICLPGQRADLKSLLRKAAITVTPEQVTPDSASVVALIGEVAPYVKPAPREQRQQQGGGRSQGANAQRKRAARDARGNGQGGGQGSRRGGRGRGGRDAVQPGTADQAPARPRRDRSGRPAEAKAQAPRRGSGHSRGAQTTGAQRQRPQAAQSQGRPRTNRRAQG, from the coding sequence ATGACTTCCCCCACCTTCAGCGCCCTTGGCGTGCCCGCCCCGCTCGTCGCCGCCCTCGCGGCCGACGGCAAGACCGAGCCGTTCCCCATCCAGCAGGACACGCTGCCGGACACGCTCGCGGGCCGCGACGTGCTCGGCCGCGGCAAGACCGGCTCGGGCAAGACGCTCGCGTTCTCGCTGCCCATGGTCGCGCGCCTCGGCGGCGAGCTCGCCGGCGGCCGTCGCCGCGCGGGCCGCCCGCTCGGCCTCGTCCTGGCCCCCACCCGCGAGCTCGCCACCCAGATCACCGCGACCATCACGCCCCTCGCCGACGCGTACGGCCTCGCGACCACCACGATCTACGGCGGCATCAACCAGAAGCGCCAGGTCGAGGCGCTGAACCGCGGCGTCGACATCGTCGTGGCCACCCCGGGCCGCCTCGAGGACCTCATCTCGCAGGGCCACTGCGCGCTCGACGCGATCGAGATCACCGTGCTCGACGAGGCCGACCACATGGCCGACCTCGGCTTCCTGCCGGTCGTCACCCGCCTCATGGACAAGACGCCGAACCGCGGCCAGCGCATGCTGTTCTCCGCGACCCTCGACAACGGCGTGGACAAGCTCGTGAAGCGCTACCTCGAGAACGAGGTGCTGCACTCGGTCGACGAGGCCAACTCGCCGGTCGCCGCGATGACCCACCACGTGTTCGAGGTCGCCGACGTCGATGCGAAGAACGACCTCGTCCGCGCGCTCGCGTCGGGCACCGGCCGCCGCATCCTCTTCATGCGCACCAAGCACCACGCGAAGAAGCTCGCGAAGAAGCTGACGGATGCCGGCATCCCGGCCGTCGACCTGCACGGCAACCTGTCGCAGCCGGCGCGCGACCGCAACCTCGCGGCGTTCCACGACGGCTCGGTGAAGGTCATGGTCGCGACCGACGTGGCCGCGCGCGGCGTGCACGTCGACGACGTCGAGCTCGTGATCCACGTCGACCCGCCGATGGAGCACAAGGCGTACCTGCACCGCTCGGGCCGCACCGCCCGCGCCGGCAGCGACGGCGACGTCGTGACGATCTGCCTGCCCGGCCAGCGCGCCGACCTGAAGTCGCTGCTGCGCAAGGCCGCCATCACCGTGACGCCCGAGCAGGTGACGCCCGACTCGGCCTCCGTGGTCGCGCTCATCGGCGAGGTCGCCCCGTACGTGAAGCCCGCGCCGCGCGAGCAGCGCCAGCAGCAGGGCGGCGGCCGCTCGCAGGGTGCGAACGCGCAGCGCAAGCGCGCCGCGCGCGATGCCCGGGGGAACGGCCAGGGCGGCGGGCAGGGCTCGCGCCGCGGCGGTCGCGGGCGCGGAGGACGCGACGCCGTGCAGCCGGGCACCGCCGACCAGGCTCCGGCGCGTCCGCGCAGGGACCGTTCCGGCCGGCCCGCCGAGGCGAAGGCGCAGGCGCCCCGCCGCGGCTCCGGCCACAGCCGCGGCGCCCAGACCACCGGTGCGCAGCGCCAGCGCCCGCAGGCCGCGCAGTCGCAGGGCCGCCCGCGCACGAACCGGCGCGCCCAGGGCTGA
- a CDS encoding 2-phosphosulfolactate phosphatase, with translation MNAPQTDPFDQTTYQVRLEWGGAGVGAVAAHADVVVLVDAVQFTTAVVVAAERGIAVAPWWGDGAAERAAELGAELVARPSTAALAAEPAAGDDRVVVLPTINGSRLAHLLADSPARVIAASLRNRTAVARHIHAYQEERGARTSVAIIAAGEQWPDGSLRVSVEDQLTAGAVVDALMELGIDHTSPEAAVASAAYTGLGRAAHHLISATGSARELTADGRRADVAFATKADVTDLVPVLQGGVFRV, from the coding sequence GTGAATGCGCCCCAGACCGATCCGTTCGACCAGACGACGTACCAGGTGCGCCTCGAGTGGGGCGGCGCCGGGGTCGGCGCCGTGGCGGCGCATGCCGACGTGGTCGTGCTCGTCGACGCGGTGCAGTTCACGACCGCGGTGGTCGTGGCCGCCGAGCGCGGCATCGCCGTCGCGCCGTGGTGGGGCGACGGGGCGGCGGAGCGCGCCGCGGAGCTCGGCGCCGAGCTGGTCGCACGCCCGTCGACGGCGGCGCTCGCCGCGGAACCCGCAGCCGGCGACGACCGCGTCGTCGTGCTGCCCACGATCAACGGCTCGCGCCTCGCGCACCTGCTCGCCGACTCGCCGGCCCGGGTGATCGCCGCGTCGCTGCGCAACCGCACCGCGGTCGCCCGCCACATCCACGCGTACCAGGAGGAGCGCGGCGCACGCACCTCGGTCGCGATCATCGCCGCGGGCGAGCAGTGGCCCGACGGTAGCCTGCGCGTCTCGGTCGAGGACCAGCTCACCGCGGGTGCCGTCGTCGACGCGCTGATGGAGCTCGGCATCGACCACACCTCGCCCGAGGCCGCGGTCGCCTCGGCCGCCTACACCGGCCTCGGCCGCGCCGCGCACCACCTGATCAGCGCGACCGGCAGCGCGCGCGAGCTCACCGCCGACGGCCGGCGCGCCGACGTCGCGTTCGCGACCAAGGCGGACGTGACCGACCTCGTGCCCGTGCTGCAGGGCGGAGTGTTCCGGGTCTGA
- a CDS encoding SprT-like domain-containing protein, which translates to MAELDRVRTWADALIVLHLDPAVWTFAFDNAKKRAGLCDFQARRISVSRYLAARYDDDEIHQILLHEVAHALAGPNAGHGPRWKAEAARIGYVGRRTHDGEIADELAPWVGTCPAGHRHVRYRKPTRALSCGECSRGFDRANLITWRHREITPAMRRRAAASADPGRS; encoded by the coding sequence ATGGCGGAACTGGACCGGGTGCGCACGTGGGCGGACGCGCTGATCGTGCTGCACCTCGACCCGGCCGTCTGGACCTTCGCGTTCGACAACGCCAAGAAGCGCGCGGGGCTGTGCGACTTCCAGGCCAGGCGCATCTCGGTGTCGCGGTACCTGGCGGCCCGCTACGACGACGACGAGATCCACCAGATCCTGTTGCACGAGGTCGCGCACGCGCTCGCCGGGCCGAACGCCGGGCACGGGCCGCGCTGGAAAGCCGAGGCGGCGCGCATCGGCTACGTCGGCCGGCGCACCCACGACGGTGAGATCGCCGACGAGCTCGCCCCGTGGGTCGGCACCTGCCCCGCCGGTCACCGGCACGTGCGCTACCGCAAGCCCACGCGCGCGCTCAGCTGCGGCGAGTGCTCGCGCGGCTTCGACCGGGCGAACCTCATCACCTGGCGGCACCGCGAGATCACGCCGGCGATGCGCCGCCGCGCCGCGGCGAGCGCCGACCCTGGCCGGTCGTAG
- a CDS encoding LamB/YcsF family protein, translating to MARGYARPPSARDNGDVSRTIDVNSDLGESFGQWRMGDDEQMLRAVSSANVACGFHGGDPTTMLETCRIAAASGVVIGAHPSFPDLVGFGRRHLRVSPAELAADTVYQLGALAGVATAASTAMRYVKPHGAMYAAVAADPDLAQAFVRAVAAFDSRLAVLGMPGSEVERAADAAGLRFVAEAFADRGYLASGHLAPRDAPGALVTDPEAAAARVLRMVADGEVEAVGGGTVRIAAESVCVHGDTPGAVGIARAVRAALADAGIPVGSFA from the coding sequence ATGGCACGAGGATATGCGCGGCCGCCGTCAGCGCGAGACAATGGAGACGTGTCCCGCACGATCGACGTCAACAGCGACCTGGGTGAGTCGTTCGGGCAGTGGCGCATGGGCGACGACGAGCAGATGCTCCGCGCGGTCTCGAGCGCGAACGTCGCCTGCGGGTTCCACGGCGGCGACCCGACGACCATGCTCGAGACCTGCCGGATCGCCGCCGCCTCGGGCGTCGTGATCGGGGCGCATCCGTCGTTCCCCGACCTCGTCGGCTTCGGCCGCAGGCACCTGCGCGTCTCGCCCGCCGAGCTCGCCGCCGACACCGTCTACCAGCTCGGCGCGCTCGCGGGCGTCGCGACGGCGGCGTCGACCGCCATGCGCTACGTGAAGCCGCACGGCGCGATGTACGCGGCCGTGGCCGCCGACCCCGACCTCGCGCAGGCGTTCGTGCGTGCGGTCGCCGCGTTCGACTCCCGGCTCGCCGTGCTCGGCATGCCGGGTTCCGAGGTGGAGCGGGCGGCGGATGCCGCGGGGCTGCGCTTCGTGGCGGAGGCGTTCGCCGACCGGGGCTACCTCGCGAGCGGCCACCTCGCGCCGCGCGACGCGCCGGGCGCGCTCGTCACCGACCCCGAGGCCGCCGCGGCCCGCGTGCTGCGGATGGTCGCCGACGGCGAGGTCGAGGCCGTCGGCGGCGGCACGGTGCGCATCGCGGCCGAGTCCGTGTGCGTGCACGGCGACACCCCCGGCGCGGTCGGCATCGCGCGTGCGGTGCGTGCGGCGCTCGCCGACGCCGGCATCCCGGTCGGGTCGTTCGCATGA
- a CDS encoding 5-oxoprolinase subunit B family protein produces the protein MTAATGTGARRLLPSGEHAVLVECGSAEEVLGLHAALVATRPDGVVDLVPAARTVLVSVDTSRIALETASAWVARTEPAAAGSAAAEPVELPARYDGDDLAAAADALGISPDELVEAHLAATWRVAFTGFAPGFGYLVSDDWPYDVPRLASPRTRVPAGSIGLAGSYSGVYPRESPGGWQLIGRTDAVLWDAAADPPARLVPGAAVRFVRGEVGS, from the coding sequence ATGACCGCCGCGACGGGCACCGGCGCCCGGCGCCTCCTGCCGTCGGGGGAGCACGCCGTGCTCGTCGAGTGCGGCTCGGCCGAGGAGGTGCTCGGCCTGCACGCGGCCCTCGTCGCCACGCGTCCCGACGGCGTGGTCGACCTCGTGCCCGCCGCGCGCACCGTGCTGGTCTCGGTCGACACGTCCCGGATCGCCCTCGAGACGGCCTCGGCGTGGGTGGCGCGCACCGAGCCGGCGGCGGCCGGGTCGGCGGCCGCCGAGCCCGTCGAGCTGCCCGCACGCTACGACGGCGACGACCTCGCCGCGGCCGCGGACGCCCTCGGCATCTCACCGGACGAGCTGGTCGAGGCTCACCTCGCCGCGACCTGGCGGGTCGCGTTCACCGGCTTCGCCCCGGGCTTCGGCTACCTCGTGAGCGACGACTGGCCCTACGACGTGCCTCGCCTGGCGAGCCCCCGCACGCGGGTCCCCGCCGGTTCGATCGGGCTCGCCGGGTCGTACTCGGGCGTCTACCCCCGCGAGAGCCCCGGCGGCTGGCAGCTGATCGGCCGCACCGACGCCGTGCTGTGGGACGCCGCCGCCGATCCGCCCGCGCGCCTCGTGCCGGGTGCGGCCGTGCGCTTCGTCCGCGGGGAGGTCGGGTCGTGA
- a CDS encoding 5-oxoprolinase subunit C family protein: protein MSGRLTVVEPGPLTLVEDRGRPGWAHLGVGGSGAADRAALGLANRLVGNAPHAAALECTIGGLRLRFDDDAWFAVAGAWGDVALDGVAVRPETATRAVAGAELVLPTAAHGLRYVVAVRGGIAVPRVLGSRSRDTLAGLGPDPLAAGDALPVGDAVSGAIPALDRLTAWAPVDDQVEAGLLPGPRADWFTEESRLALFDSVWRVSPNSDRIGVRLEGPPLERLVPGELASEGVVRGSVQVPPEGTPTVLLADHPVTGGYPVVAVVSEASVDRFAQLRPGQSVRFRHA, encoded by the coding sequence GTGAGCGGCCGGCTGACCGTGGTCGAGCCCGGCCCCCTGACCCTCGTCGAGGATCGCGGCCGACCGGGCTGGGCGCACCTCGGGGTGGGCGGGTCCGGCGCGGCCGACCGGGCGGCGCTCGGTCTGGCCAACCGACTCGTCGGCAACGCCCCGCACGCCGCGGCGCTCGAGTGCACGATCGGCGGGCTGCGACTGCGCTTCGACGACGACGCGTGGTTCGCGGTCGCGGGCGCGTGGGGCGACGTCGCCCTCGACGGCGTCGCGGTACGCCCCGAGACGGCGACGCGGGCCGTCGCGGGCGCCGAGCTCGTGCTGCCGACGGCCGCGCACGGCCTGCGCTACGTCGTCGCGGTGCGCGGCGGCATCGCCGTGCCGCGGGTGCTCGGCTCGCGCTCGCGCGACACGCTCGCCGGCCTCGGGCCGGACCCGCTCGCCGCGGGCGACGCGCTGCCGGTCGGCGACGCGGTCTCGGGTGCCATCCCCGCGCTCGACCGGCTCACCGCCTGGGCGCCGGTCGACGACCAGGTCGAGGCGGGGCTGCTGCCCGGCCCGCGCGCCGACTGGTTCACCGAGGAGTCCCGGCTCGCGCTCTTCGACTCGGTCTGGCGGGTGTCGCCGAACTCCGACCGCATCGGCGTGCGCCTCGAGGGCCCGCCGCTCGAGCGGCTCGTGCCGGGCGAGCTCGCGAGCGAGGGCGTCGTGCGGGGCTCGGTGCAGGTGCCGCCCGAGGGCACGCCGACCGTGCTGCTCGCCGACCACCCGGTCACGGGCGGGTACCCGGTGGTCGCGGTCGTGTCGGAGGCTTCGGTCGACCGCTTCGCGCAGCTGCGACCCGGGCAGTCCGTGCGGTTCCGGCACGCCTGA
- a CDS encoding spermidine synthase, which yields MSEPERTLAASGHRARLEEERGRPGSWTLYVDGTPQSHVDLERPEWLGFEYVRRIGHAIDLVADAGEPITAVHLGGGALTLPRYVAATRPGSRQQVVELESDLVEFVREHLPLPRGAQIRVRHGDAREVAARLPRGLHGRADIVVVDIFSGSRTPAHVTSTEFYELLTPLLAPRGILVVNIADGAGLAFARGQVATLSRVLPEVAIAADPGMLKGRRFGNVVAYASPHELPFAQLPRLLASDPAPAKVVSGEELRRFTAGAPFVTDATAVPSPPPARSIFLTKPNA from the coding sequence ATGTCCGAGCCCGAACGCACCCTCGCCGCGAGCGGGCATCGCGCCCGGCTCGAGGAGGAGCGCGGCCGGCCCGGCTCGTGGACCCTCTACGTCGACGGCACCCCGCAGTCGCACGTCGACCTCGAACGGCCCGAGTGGCTCGGCTTCGAGTACGTGCGGCGCATCGGGCACGCGATCGACCTCGTCGCCGATGCGGGCGAGCCGATCACGGCGGTGCACCTCGGCGGCGGCGCGCTGACGCTGCCCCGCTACGTGGCCGCGACCCGCCCGGGCTCCCGGCAGCAGGTGGTGGAGCTCGAGTCCGACCTCGTGGAGTTCGTGCGCGAGCACCTGCCGCTGCCGCGCGGCGCGCAGATCCGCGTGCGGCACGGCGACGCGCGCGAGGTCGCCGCGCGCCTGCCGCGCGGGCTGCACGGCCGCGCCGACATCGTGGTGGTCGACATCTTCTCGGGCTCGCGCACTCCGGCCCACGTCACGAGCACCGAGTTCTACGAGCTGCTGACGCCGCTGCTCGCGCCCCGGGGCATCCTCGTCGTGAACATCGCCGACGGCGCCGGGCTCGCGTTCGCGCGCGGCCAGGTCGCGACGCTCTCGCGGGTGCTGCCGGAGGTGGCGATCGCCGCGGACCCCGGCATGCTCAAGGGCCGGCGCTTCGGCAACGTGGTGGCCTACGCGAGCCCGCACGAGCTGCCGTTCGCGCAGCTGCCGCGCCTGCTCGCGAGCGACCCCGCCCCGGCGAAGGTCGTGTCCGGCGAGGAGCTGCGCCGGTTCACCGCCGGCGCCCCGTTCGTGACCGATGCCACCGCGGTGCCGTCGCCGCCGCCAGCGCGGTCGATCTTCCTCACCAAGCCGAACGCCTGA
- a CDS encoding spermidine synthase, translated as MNRSRVRVEPSPVFAGALELIVDDRPQSVVDPSRPVRLHYDYAHRVGAVLAVARPPGEPMRVLHVGGGAMTLARHVAATRPGSRQVVIEADPEVVRAVDERMPLDAATARSVRVRVGDAAEVLPTLAGPYDVAIVDAYVGLEAPGFADSADWYRRVRGLVPGGIVIANVVDEGDLRRVRAVAAVLAEVFGDLLALGPSDLLAGERGGNVVLVGGGGARMAGRLDALRQAGPHPAFVFGPDEVRDRLGAGPLG; from the coding sequence ATGAACCGATCCCGCGTGCGCGTCGAGCCGAGTCCCGTGTTCGCGGGGGCGCTCGAGCTGATCGTCGACGACCGCCCCCAGTCCGTGGTCGACCCGTCGCGCCCGGTGCGACTGCACTACGACTACGCCCACCGCGTCGGCGCCGTGCTCGCGGTCGCGCGCCCGCCCGGCGAGCCGATGCGGGTGCTGCACGTCGGCGGCGGGGCCATGACGCTCGCTCGGCACGTGGCGGCGACCCGGCCGGGCTCGCGGCAGGTGGTGATCGAGGCCGACCCCGAGGTGGTGCGGGCGGTCGACGAGCGGATGCCCCTGGATGCGGCGACCGCCCGGTCGGTCCGCGTGCGGGTGGGCGACGCGGCCGAGGTGCTGCCAACGCTGGCCGGGCCCTACGACGTGGCGATCGTCGACGCCTACGTGGGCCTCGAGGCGCCGGGCTTCGCGGACTCGGCGGACTGGTACCGGCGCGTGCGCGGGCTCGTGCCCGGCGGCATCGTGATCGCCAACGTGGTGGACGAGGGGGACCTCCGCCGCGTGCGCGCGGTCGCGGCGGTGCTCGCGGAGGTGTTCGGCGACCTCCTGGCGCTCGGGCCGAGCGACCTGCTCGCGGGCGAGCGCGGCGGCAACGTCGTGCTCGTCGGCGGCGGCGGCGCGCGGATGGCCGGCCGGCTCGACGCGCTGCGGCAGGCCGGCCCCCACCCCGCGTTCGTGTTCGGCCCCGACGAGGTCCGCGACCGGCTCGGGGCCGGCCCGCTCGGGTAG